The Thermoclostridium stercorarium subsp. stercorarium DSM 8532 genome contains a region encoding:
- a CDS encoding flagellar protein FlaG — protein MRIDGMNTLVKTGDINVDKVHTAQKTTPAGENNIDISEKMLIKTIEKANEKLVIANRALEFSIHEKTKEIIVKVIDVETKEVIREIPSEKILDLIANILELAGILVDERR, from the coding sequence GTGAGAATTGATGGGATGAATACCCTGGTCAAAACCGGTGATATTAACGTAGATAAAGTACATACCGCACAAAAGACGACTCCGGCTGGCGAAAATAACATTGATATATCTGAAAAAATGCTGATAAAAACCATTGAAAAAGCAAATGAGAAACTGGTTATTGCAAACCGTGCGCTGGAGTTTTCAATACATGAAAAAACAAAAGAAATTATTGTGAAAGTGATAGACGTTGAAACAAAGGAAGTAATACGAGAAATCCCGTCGGAAAAAATACTGGATTTGATAGCAAATATTCTCGAACTTGCAGGGATTTTAGTGGATGAAAGAAGGTGA